From the genome of Geobacter sp. SVR, one region includes:
- a CDS encoding 4Fe-4S dicluster domain-containing protein, whose amino-acid sequence MKRRDFLKACLVSGATASLGMTGKAWGSGSFEGYPDGMGVLVDTTRCIGCRSCEAACNKEQKLPEPASSFDDKSVFKETRRTDENALTVVNRYEPQEQGKGPVYRKQQCNHCNEPACLTSCFVNAYTKTKEGAVIYNSKICVGCRNCMIACPFNMPAYSYSSAFNPVVKKCIFCYDTRLKVGRPPACVEICPQEALTFGHRKDLIKVAHERIRETPDRYHDHVYGEKECGGTGWLYLSSLSPEQIALDTSLSNDPIISNVKDFLGTVPMVLTIWPALFSGIHLLATRNKDHGHEHANHGQEDSKP is encoded by the coding sequence ATGAAACGGAGAGATTTCCTGAAGGCCTGCCTGGTGAGCGGGGCCACCGCCTCACTCGGCATGACCGGCAAAGCCTGGGGCAGCGGGTCCTTCGAAGGGTACCCGGACGGCATGGGGGTACTGGTGGATACTACCCGCTGCATCGGCTGCCGCAGTTGCGAAGCGGCCTGCAACAAGGAGCAGAAACTGCCCGAGCCGGCCTCCTCCTTCGACGACAAATCGGTCTTCAAAGAGACGCGCCGCACCGACGAGAACGCCCTGACAGTGGTCAACCGCTATGAGCCCCAGGAGCAAGGCAAAGGACCGGTGTATCGCAAACAGCAGTGCAACCACTGCAACGAACCGGCCTGCCTGACCTCGTGCTTCGTGAATGCCTACACGAAGACCAAGGAAGGGGCGGTCATCTACAATTCAAAGATCTGCGTGGGGTGCCGCAACTGCATGATCGCCTGCCCTTTCAACATGCCGGCCTACAGCTACTCCAGCGCCTTCAACCCGGTGGTCAAGAAGTGCATCTTCTGCTACGACACCCGGCTCAAGGTCGGCCGTCCCCCTGCCTGCGTCGAGATCTGTCCGCAGGAGGCGCTCACGTTCGGGCACCGCAAGGACCTGATCAAGGTGGCCCACGAGCGCATCAGGGAGACCCCGGACCGCTACCACGACCATGTTTACGGCGAAAAGGAATGCGGCGGCACCGGCTGGCTCTATCTCTCCAGCCTCTCCCCGGAACAGATCGCCCTGGATACTTCTCTGTCCAACGATCCGATCATCTCCAACGTCAAGGATTTCCTGGGCACCGTTCCAATGGTGCTGACGATCTGGCCGGCCCTGTTCAGCGGCATCCATCTGCTGGCCACCCGCAACAAGGACCACGGCCATGAGCACGCCAACCACGGACAGGAGGACAGTAAGCCATGA
- a CDS encoding polysulfide reductase, which produces MKSLTALGVETVKSMEKEPGRKWTLMEKLLLGLSPQMYMLQALRNPFNWFLALVFAIGIPIILGRFAFGLSWVTHSSNDYPWGLFLGFGLFGMVPLSSSGFQLGTACEVFGRHDLQPLERLGLLNGLLGYFFAVIYLLCDLGQPWRLPYPMVVSFGPAAVLFLVAWHVSTYLSVQIAEVSTSFFEWIGFQAGKRAVRRITLGLTVSGIILSTLHQGALGALFTYAPGKVHPLWYSASFQWLHFFVSSLPGGLCMVIVVSTIAARIITWRCDENYLANLDRVTLSLAKGASMGLATYLTIKLIGVAHDNKWSYLSTGWGMWYLLELGVGVLLPLTLFGYSIRRKMMGLVRTAAFLTVFGVVLNRVNTALITFNWKLPHREIPHWREAIISLTIFCIYIVVYRFILYRLPILYQWQTQEQPATVPVHAREHAGLAEQPALAAAFRTSLVAETEKR; this is translated from the coding sequence ATGAAATCATTGACCGCACTCGGTGTCGAAACCGTAAAATCGATGGAAAAGGAGCCGGGACGCAAGTGGACCCTGATGGAGAAGCTGTTGCTCGGCCTCTCCCCCCAAATGTATATGCTCCAGGCCCTGCGCAACCCCTTCAACTGGTTTCTGGCGTTGGTATTCGCCATCGGCATTCCGATCATCCTGGGGCGTTTCGCCTTCGGCCTCTCCTGGGTCACCCACAGCTCCAACGACTATCCCTGGGGTCTGTTTCTCGGCTTCGGACTGTTCGGCATGGTGCCGCTCTCCTCATCCGGCTTTCAGCTCGGCACGGCTTGCGAGGTGTTCGGCCGGCACGACCTGCAACCTTTGGAACGGCTGGGGTTGCTGAACGGCCTACTGGGCTACTTCTTCGCCGTGATCTATCTGCTGTGCGACCTGGGCCAGCCCTGGCGCCTGCCCTACCCCATGGTGGTTTCCTTCGGTCCGGCGGCGGTGCTGTTCCTGGTGGCCTGGCATGTCTCCACCTACCTCTCGGTCCAGATCGCCGAAGTTTCCACCAGTTTCTTCGAGTGGATCGGCTTTCAGGCCGGAAAGCGTGCCGTGCGCCGCATCACCCTCGGCCTGACCGTGTCCGGCATCATCCTCTCCACCCTGCACCAGGGGGCTCTGGGAGCGCTGTTCACCTATGCACCGGGCAAAGTGCACCCGCTGTGGTACTCGGCCTCGTTCCAGTGGCTGCATTTTTTCGTCTCCTCGCTGCCCGGCGGGCTCTGCATGGTGATCGTGGTCAGCACCATCGCCGCCAGAATCATTACCTGGCGCTGCGATGAAAATTATCTCGCCAATCTCGACCGGGTTACCCTTTCGCTCGCCAAGGGCGCCAGCATGGGGCTGGCCACCTACCTGACCATCAAGCTGATCGGCGTGGCGCACGACAACAAGTGGAGCTATCTGTCCACCGGCTGGGGCATGTGGTACCTGCTCGAACTGGGGGTGGGCGTGCTCCTGCCGCTGACCCTGTTCGGCTACTCCATCCGTCGCAAGATGATGGGACTGGTCCGTACCGCGGCCTTCCTGACGGTCTTCGGGGTCGTGCTGAACCGCGTCAACACCGCACTGATCACCTTCAACTGGAAGCTGCCCCATCGCGAAATCCCGCACTGGCGCGAGGCGATCATCAGCCTGACGATCTTCTGCATCTACATCGTGGTCTACCGCTTCATTCTCTACCGCCTGCCGATCCTGTACCAGTGGCAGACCCAGGAGCAGCCGGCAACGGTGCCGGTTCATGCCCGCGAACATGCCGGCCTTGCCGAGCAACCGGCCCTGGCCGCCGCCTTCCGCACCTCGCTGGTCGCGGAGACCGAGAAGCGCTGA
- a CDS encoding cytochrome c3 family protein has product MKLPILTLSLLLAIGCLSSPGTALEIKDVTFTTENAGKVVFKHSSHMKKKNDKSPNVSCRSCHNENMKKNVRYTMADMEQGRSCGQCHNGKQAFALEQCTGCHKVKDVTIKVKETGPVIFRHSVHLKKQECSSCHNALFKTSGNPKVSMVEMEQGKSCGACHNGKKAFSISSCIGCHPVRDVVFTIKDAGQTTFSHASHIKMYGCSNCHTRYYPLGRTKAKVTMVEMEAGKSCGACHDGKIAFTVKENCATCHKVKSAAK; this is encoded by the coding sequence ATGAAACTGCCGATTTTGACCCTATCCCTCCTGCTGGCGATCGGATGCCTCTCCTCGCCGGGGACAGCGCTGGAGATCAAGGATGTGACCTTTACCACCGAAAATGCGGGGAAGGTGGTCTTCAAGCATTCGAGCCACATGAAGAAGAAGAACGACAAGTCCCCCAACGTCAGTTGCCGGTCGTGCCATAACGAGAACATGAAAAAGAATGTGCGCTACACCATGGCGGACATGGAACAGGGCAGGTCGTGCGGCCAGTGTCACAACGGGAAGCAGGCCTTTGCCCTGGAGCAGTGCACCGGCTGCCATAAGGTCAAGGACGTCACCATCAAGGTAAAAGAGACCGGGCCGGTCATCTTCCGGCACAGCGTGCACCTGAAAAAGCAGGAGTGCTCTTCCTGCCATAACGCTCTGTTCAAGACTTCCGGCAATCCGAAGGTCAGCATGGTCGAAATGGAACAGGGCAAATCGTGCGGGGCCTGCCACAACGGCAAAAAGGCCTTTTCGATCTCGTCCTGCATCGGCTGCCACCCGGTCAGGGACGTGGTCTTCACCATCAAGGATGCCGGCCAGACCACCTTCAGCCACGCCTCGCACATCAAGATGTACGGCTGCAGCAATTGCCATACCCGCTATTATCCGCTCGGCCGCACCAAGGCCAAGGTGACCATGGTCGAGATGGAGGCGGGCAAATCGTGCGGGGCCTGTCATGACGGGAAGATAGCTTTCACGGTCAAGGAAAACTGCGCCACCTGTCACAAAGTAAAGTCGGCGGCAAAGTAG
- a CDS encoding cytochrome C: MFKSLAGKALVPVGLAVTGFVVVCFLLLYTMVKNVVTRDAVGHAANLADTVLKSTRYAMLKSDREMLTTIVHNIGEQQGVEHVRIFNKKGVVNFSSRPDETGHQVDKKAEGCVGCHAGATPASTLGRMEQARSFRNKAGTDVLAITAPIYNEPECSNAACHVHPASQKVLGTLDIGLSQEMMLSSLASIRNQMIIFTVMVLALTVGGVTALLRRSVFLPMQKLNDFVEEVEGLEELSAPPRRFPQELDRVAKSYYNLNVKLRKSQQELGIRKDKVRQE; encoded by the coding sequence ATGTTCAAGTCACTCGCAGGAAAGGCATTGGTACCCGTCGGCCTGGCAGTCACCGGTTTCGTGGTGGTATGCTTCCTGCTGCTCTACACCATGGTCAAGAACGTCGTCACCCGCGACGCAGTGGGGCATGCTGCCAATCTGGCCGACACCGTTCTCAAATCCACCCGCTACGCCATGCTCAAATCGGACCGGGAAATGCTGACCACCATCGTGCATAACATTGGTGAGCAGCAGGGGGTCGAGCATGTCCGGATCTTCAACAAGAAAGGCGTGGTGAATTTTTCTTCCCGCCCGGATGAGACCGGGCACCAGGTGGACAAGAAGGCCGAGGGATGCGTGGGGTGCCATGCCGGGGCGACCCCGGCCAGCACCCTGGGCAGGATGGAGCAGGCGCGCAGCTTCAGGAACAAGGCCGGCACCGACGTACTGGCCATCACCGCGCCGATCTACAATGAACCGGAATGTTCCAATGCCGCCTGCCACGTGCACCCTGCCAGCCAGAAGGTGCTGGGAACGCTCGACATCGGTCTTTCGCAGGAGATGATGCTCTCCTCGCTGGCCTCGATCCGCAACCAGATGATCATCTTCACGGTGATGGTGCTGGCGCTGACAGTGGGTGGAGTGACCGCCCTGCTCAGGCGGAGCGTATTTCTCCCCATGCAGAAACTGAACGATTTCGTCGAGGAGGTCGAAGGGCTGGAGGAGCTCTCGGCCCCGCCCCGCCGGTTCCCGCAGGAACTTGACAGGGTGGCAAAATCCTACTATAACCTCAACGTTAAGCTTCGCAAATCCCAGCAGGAACTGGGTATCCGCAAGGACAAGGTACGGCAGGAGTAA
- a CDS encoding menaquinol oxidoreductase: MMQTENNHPVEFAQPEPEAGELLAVVIEADIRRLKTFSNRGLWALSLFLLISLMAWRDFPLLPLPDTIIASLGAPPSPQVISTVLLLYTFSAIILSLSRMMAAMEHKSSFCHVGYLTGFFLFYHFAKALNDNYWAVLGAGFTILSVESYRIWSYCNEFIKKKTEQLEYVRRTGRMPLEE, from the coding sequence ATGATGCAGACCGAAAACAATCATCCGGTCGAATTCGCACAGCCCGAACCCGAGGCGGGCGAGCTGCTGGCAGTCGTGATCGAGGCGGACATCAGGCGCCTGAAGACCTTTTCCAACCGGGGTCTCTGGGCGCTTTCGCTGTTCCTGCTGATCTCCCTGATGGCCTGGCGCGACTTTCCCCTGCTGCCGCTCCCCGACACCATCATCGCCTCCCTGGGCGCTCCCCCCTCACCGCAAGTGATCAGCACCGTGCTGCTCCTGTACACCTTTTCCGCCATCATCCTCAGCCTGTCACGCATGATGGCCGCCATGGAGCATAAAAGCAGCTTCTGCCACGTGGGCTACCTGACCGGCTTCTTCCTGTTCTACCACTTTGCCAAGGCCCTGAATGACAACTACTGGGCCGTGCTCGGCGCGGGCTTCACCATCCTGAGCGTGGAGAGCTACCGCATCTGGAGCTACTGCAACGAATTCATCAAAAAGAAAACAGAACAGCTGGAGTATGTACGCCGCACGGGCCGGATGCCGTTGGAGGAGTAG
- a CDS encoding bifunctional oligoribonuclease/PAP phosphatase NrnA: MTTTRRYSPEALQHSKEKSDAMLEWLRGRGKTIIVIHDNPDPDCLASAMALRHLIAVKLNRDAVMTFSGMIGRSENLAMTKELGIMLTPLELVDLSEVSAVCMLDTQPGTGNNSLPPDCRVDVVIDHHPLREATERCRWVDVREEYGVTATIIYEYLLVQQVPIGTALATALFCAIKADTQDLGREATRHDRDAYLHLFPLANKRLLYEIHHPKLPLEYFQTLHRGMENATVYGNLLVVNLQKIYFPEVVAEMADLLIRLEGIETVLSIGGYNKELILSLRTTSRQHNAGEIIRRLVNGNGTAGGHGMMAGGKIDRMPGGQTALQQVEASLVRQLLEELAITDVTPKHLIVR; this comes from the coding sequence ATGACCACTACCCGCCGCTATTCCCCGGAGGCCCTCCAGCATTCCAAGGAAAAATCCGATGCCATGCTGGAATGGCTGCGGGGCCGCGGCAAAACCATCATCGTCATCCACGACAATCCCGATCCGGACTGCCTGGCATCCGCCATGGCTCTGCGCCATCTCATTGCCGTGAAGCTGAACCGGGATGCGGTCATGACCTTTTCCGGCATGATCGGGCGCAGTGAAAATCTTGCCATGACCAAAGAGCTGGGCATCATGCTCACTCCCCTCGAACTGGTGGATCTGAGCGAAGTCAGCGCGGTCTGCATGCTGGACACCCAGCCCGGTACCGGCAACAATTCGCTCCCCCCGGACTGCCGTGTGGACGTCGTCATCGACCACCACCCCCTGCGGGAGGCAACCGAGCGGTGCCGTTGGGTGGATGTTCGCGAAGAGTACGGCGTCACCGCCACAATTATTTACGAATACCTGCTGGTCCAGCAGGTCCCTATCGGCACCGCCCTGGCCACGGCCCTGTTCTGCGCCATCAAAGCCGATACCCAGGACCTGGGGCGCGAGGCTACCCGCCACGACCGGGATGCCTATCTGCACCTCTTCCCCCTGGCCAACAAGCGGCTTTTGTACGAAATCCACCATCCAAAGCTGCCGCTGGAATACTTCCAAACGCTCCACAGAGGAATGGAGAACGCGACGGTCTACGGCAACCTGCTGGTTGTGAACCTGCAAAAGATCTACTTTCCCGAAGTCGTGGCGGAGATGGCCGACCTCCTGATCAGGCTGGAGGGGATCGAAACCGTGCTGAGCATCGGGGGGTACAACAAGGAGCTGATCCTCTCCCTGCGCACCACAAGCCGCCAGCACAACGCGGGGGAGATCATCAGACGGCTGGTGAACGGCAATGGAACAGCCGGCGGACACGGCATGATGGCCGGGGGAAAGATCGATCGTATGCCGGGGGGCCAGACGGCGCTGCAGCAGGTGGAGGCGTCCTTGGTCCGGCAACTGCTGGAGGAACTCGCCATCACGGATGTGACGCCGAAGCATCTGATCGTACGCTGA
- a CDS encoding alpha/beta fold hydrolase — MKPFALLLLMAMLIFPAQAVLAEEELSPLSITLEGYGYPYPVQYLPLSMEGQDLRMAYMDIHPQSTWNGKTVLLLHGKNFFGAYWKDTIAFLADKGYRVVVPDQIGFGKSSKPNIHYSFHALAANTRKLLDKLDIREVMVVGHSMGGMLATRFALMYPETATGLVLENPIGLEDYRRIVPYIGVDDQYQSELNATAENIRAYHKSYFVVWQPEYGEYAEVAARQKLSGEFPRLALSSALTYEMIYEQPVCHEFKDLKAKTLLVIGQSDRTVVGKARVKKELLPTVGQYPELGRRTAQLIPGARLVEIPNVGHIPHIEKKERFHAALLEFLSGP; from the coding sequence ATGAAGCCATTCGCACTGTTGCTCCTCATGGCCATGCTGATCTTCCCCGCACAGGCGGTTCTGGCCGAAGAGGAGCTGTCGCCGCTCTCCATCACCCTCGAAGGGTACGGCTATCCCTACCCGGTGCAGTATCTGCCGCTGTCCATGGAGGGGCAGGACCTGCGGATGGCCTACATGGATATCCACCCCCAGAGTACCTGGAACGGCAAAACCGTGCTGCTGCTCCATGGCAAGAACTTCTTCGGCGCCTACTGGAAAGACACCATCGCATTCCTGGCCGACAAGGGCTACCGGGTGGTGGTGCCCGACCAGATCGGGTTCGGCAAGTCCTCCAAACCCAACATTCATTACAGCTTCCACGCCCTGGCCGCCAACACCCGCAAGCTCCTGGACAAACTGGACATCAGGGAAGTGATGGTCGTGGGGCACTCCATGGGGGGCATGCTGGCGACACGCTTTGCCCTGATGTATCCGGAAACCGCCACCGGACTGGTGCTGGAGAATCCGATCGGACTGGAAGACTATCGCCGCATCGTTCCCTATATCGGGGTGGACGACCAATACCAGAGCGAGTTGAATGCCACGGCCGAGAACATCCGCGCCTATCATAAAAGCTACTTCGTGGTATGGCAGCCGGAGTACGGCGAGTACGCCGAGGTGGCGGCCCGCCAGAAGCTGTCCGGGGAATTCCCCCGCCTGGCCCTGTCCTCGGCCCTGACCTACGAGATGATCTACGAACAGCCGGTCTGTCACGAATTCAAGGATCTGAAGGCAAAAACCCTGCTGGTGATCGGCCAGTCCGACCGGACCGTGGTGGGCAAGGCGCGGGTCAAGAAGGAGCTGCTGCCCACGGTGGGGCAATACCCGGAACTGGGGCGCCGGACGGCGCAGCTGATTCCAGGAGCACGGCTGGTGGAAATTCCGAATGTGGGGCACATCCCGCATATAGAAAAGAAAGAGCGATTTCACGCGGCCCTGCTCGAATTTCTGAGCGGACCGTGA
- a CDS encoding MFS transporter: MSATDEHTRKGAVIRQLLRALRSRNYRLFVAGQSVSLVGTWMQQVAMSWLVYRLTGSATLLGVVGFFSQIPSILISPVAGVLADHWDRRRLLIVTQMLAMLQAAFLAAAVLTGIVQVWQIIALSLVLGIVNAVDIPVRQSFVVQMVEHRDDLSNAIALNSSMVNGARLIGPSVAGLLVASVGEGICFLLNAASYLAVILALAAMRIPPRSHHHHHRPHILHELREGVAYAAKFGPIRSILLLVALISLMGMPYAVLVPVFAKDILHGGAHTFGFLMTAAGCGALSGTLFLALRDSVLGLGRVIVKATVCFAAGIAIFALSDNFPLSLAALALAGFGAMTVVASCNTILQTILEEDKRGRVMSLFTMAFVGMAPLGSLAAGSLAGIIGPRYTLLIGGGGCLAGAAMFVRQLPGIREKVRPIYRRMGIIPEVAEGMETAAEQPPVEEETER; encoded by the coding sequence ATGAGCGCTACAGACGAGCATACAAGGAAGGGAGCCGTCATCCGTCAGCTTTTGCGCGCCCTGCGCTCCCGGAACTACCGCCTGTTCGTTGCCGGGCAGAGCGTTTCGCTGGTGGGGACCTGGATGCAGCAGGTGGCCATGAGCTGGCTGGTCTACCGTCTGACCGGGTCTGCCACGCTGCTGGGCGTAGTGGGCTTCTTCAGCCAGATCCCGTCGATCCTGATCTCCCCGGTGGCCGGGGTACTGGCCGACCACTGGGACCGGCGGCGCCTGCTGATCGTCACCCAGATGCTGGCCATGCTGCAGGCGGCCTTTCTGGCAGCCGCCGTACTGACCGGCATCGTTCAGGTGTGGCAGATCATTGCCCTGAGCCTGGTCCTGGGCATTGTCAATGCCGTGGACATACCGGTGCGGCAATCGTTCGTCGTCCAGATGGTCGAGCATAGGGACGATCTGAGCAATGCCATTGCCCTCAACTCATCCATGGTCAATGGCGCCCGTCTGATCGGTCCTTCGGTGGCCGGGCTGCTGGTGGCCTCGGTGGGCGAAGGGATCTGTTTTCTGCTCAATGCCGCCAGCTATCTGGCGGTGATCCTGGCGCTGGCAGCCATGCGCATCCCGCCCCGTTCGCACCATCACCATCACCGCCCACACATCCTGCACGAACTCCGCGAAGGGGTCGCCTATGCCGCGAAATTCGGGCCTATCAGAAGCATCCTGCTGCTGGTGGCCCTGATCAGTCTGATGGGGATGCCTTATGCCGTGCTGGTGCCGGTCTTTGCCAAGGACATTCTCCACGGAGGCGCGCACACCTTCGGCTTCCTGATGACTGCGGCAGGCTGCGGAGCCTTGTCCGGCACGCTGTTCCTGGCCTTGCGCGACAGCGTGCTCGGATTGGGGCGGGTGATCGTCAAGGCCACTGTCTGCTTTGCCGCAGGCATCGCCATCTTCGCACTTTCCGACAATTTTCCGCTTTCCCTGGCTGCGCTGGCCCTGGCCGGATTCGGGGCAATGACCGTGGTGGCATCCTGCAATACCATTCTGCAGACCATTCTGGAGGAAGACAAGCGCGGCCGGGTAATGAGCCTGTTCACCATGGCCTTTGTAGGCATGGCGCCCTTGGGCAGCCTGGCGGCCGGTTCCCTGGCCGGCATCATCGGGCCCCGCTACACGCTGTTGATCGGTGGCGGCGGCTGCCTGGCAGGGGCGGCGATGTTCGTGCGGCAATTGCCCGGCATCAGGGAAAAGGTGCGCCCGATCTACCGGCGCATGGGCATCATCCCGGAAGTGGCCGAGGGCATGGAGACGGCAGCGGAGCAGCCGCCGGTCGAGGAGGAAACCGAGCGGTGA
- a CDS encoding 4-oxalocrotonate tautomerase family protein, producing the protein MPLIQVKLIEGVFSSAQKREMIQKLTDTMVSIEGENMRQATVCIVEEVKSGDWGFGGKSFSTEDVKALAAGERKG; encoded by the coding sequence ATGCCGCTCATCCAGGTAAAGCTTATTGAGGGAGTATTTTCGTCGGCGCAGAAGCGGGAAATGATACAGAAACTGACCGACACGATGGTTTCCATTGAAGGGGAGAACATGCGCCAGGCAACGGTGTGCATTGTGGAAGAGGTCAAAAGTGGCGACTGGGGCTTTGGCGGAAAGTCATTCAGCACGGAAGACGTGAAGGCCCTTGCGGCCGGGGAACGGAAGGGATAG
- a CDS encoding nuclear transport factor 2 family protein produces MSARNREIVEKVNSAFAENNLEGFLMFCTDDVTWTMVGNKTVKGKGAIRQWMASMDFEPPKFTVDALIAEGDFVAAHGDMTMKEDGDDVPYSYCDIYRFQGEKIAGLKSFVIKTGM; encoded by the coding sequence ATGTCAGCCAGGAACAGAGAAATCGTTGAAAAGGTGAACAGCGCCTTTGCCGAGAACAATCTGGAAGGATTCTTGATGTTCTGCACGGACGACGTGACCTGGACGATGGTCGGCAACAAGACTGTCAAGGGCAAGGGCGCCATCCGCCAGTGGATGGCATCAATGGACTTTGAACCGCCGAAGTTTACCGTCGACGCCCTGATCGCCGAGGGTGACTTTGTCGCGGCGCACGGTGACATGACCATGAAGGAAGACGGGGATGACGTTCCCTACTCCTACTGCGACATTTACCGCTTCCAGGGCGAAAAGATCGCAGGTCTGAAATCTTTTGTCATAAAAACGGGAATGTAA
- a CDS encoding methylated-DNA--[protein]-cysteine S-methyltransferase yields the protein MKRTCRIDTPLGEMVALVEGEALAGLWFVGQKYAPAGCAEWQRDGEHSVLVTLRSQLAAYFAGSSRTFDLPLAPQGTPFQMAIWALLRSIPSGEVVTYGALARQVATQRQGIVPSAQAVGGAVGHNPISIVIPCHRVVGANGSLTGYAGGLDRKAALLELETA from the coding sequence ATGAAACGGACATGCAGGATCGATACGCCGCTGGGCGAGATGGTGGCGCTAGTGGAAGGGGAAGCCCTGGCAGGGCTGTGGTTTGTGGGGCAGAAATATGCGCCGGCAGGCTGCGCCGAATGGCAGCGGGACGGGGAACATTCCGTTCTCGTGACGCTACGGAGTCAACTGGCAGCCTACTTTGCCGGATCGTCGCGAACCTTCGATCTGCCGCTTGCCCCACAGGGTACGCCGTTCCAGATGGCGATCTGGGCGCTGCTGCGCTCCATACCTTCCGGTGAGGTCGTCACCTACGGCGCGCTGGCCCGGCAGGTGGCCACGCAGCGGCAGGGTATTGTGCCTTCGGCCCAAGCGGTAGGGGGGGCGGTCGGCCACAATCCGATCAGCATCGTCATTCCCTGTCACCGGGTTGTTGGAGCAAACGGCTCCCTGACCGGCTATGCCGGCGGCCTGGACCGCAAGGCCGCCCTGTTGGAACTGGAGACGGCGTAG
- a CDS encoding IS3 family transposase, which produces MTEHRSEFGVKEMCRVLGVTRSWYYAHAAGRVTNRQREDQALLPTIKSAFEESDKTYGAKRITHNLRQLGRRVGKNRIWRLMRENGLKVKTTRKFKVTTNSDHKRPVADNLVKRQFSADAPNRLWTGDITYIETVQGWLYLAVVLDVFSRRIVGWSMNKRMTDDLVIAALTNAIVRRRPSPGFIFHTDRGSQYCSKRFRAVVGKAAGIQSMSGTGCCYDNAITETFFSTLKRELIYHCSFTTRQEAQSRIFRYIEGFYNRKRIHSAIGYLTPEQFEQQELKMAA; this is translated from the coding sequence ATAACCGAGCACCGCTCCGAATTCGGAGTGAAGGAGATGTGCCGAGTTCTGGGAGTGACTCGGAGTTGGTACTACGCCCATGCGGCCGGCCGAGTAACGAATCGGCAGCGCGAAGACCAGGCGTTGTTGCCAACGATCAAATCAGCCTTCGAAGAGAGCGACAAAACATATGGCGCGAAACGGATTACCCATAACCTACGGCAGTTAGGGCGGCGCGTCGGTAAAAACCGCATCTGGCGCCTGATGCGAGAAAACGGCCTTAAAGTCAAGACGACGCGGAAGTTCAAGGTTACAACGAATTCAGATCACAAGCGTCCTGTAGCGGACAATCTGGTGAAGCGTCAATTCTCCGCTGACGCTCCCAATCGGCTCTGGACCGGCGACATAACGTACATTGAAACGGTCCAGGGCTGGCTGTACTTGGCAGTGGTCCTCGATGTATTCTCCCGCCGGATCGTGGGCTGGAGCATGAACAAACGCATGACGGATGATCTTGTTATAGCTGCCCTTACCAATGCGATAGTCAGGCGTCGGCCGTCACCAGGATTCATCTTTCACACGGATCGTGGTTCGCAATATTGCAGCAAACGGTTTCGTGCCGTGGTCGGGAAAGCAGCTGGCATCCAAAGCATGAGCGGAACCGGATGCTGCTATGACAATGCAATTACGGAGACCTTTTTCTCCACATTGAAGAGAGAACTGATTTACCACTGCTCCTTCACGACCCGGCAAGAAGCACAGAGCCGGATATTTCGTTACATCGAAGGTTTCTACAACCGCAAGAGGATTCACTCTGCGATTGGCTATCTCACTCCTGAACAGTTTGAGCAGCAGGAGCTAAAGATGGCAGCATAG
- a CDS encoding transposase — MRMNRKYDAEFKAEAVKLVLEDNRTIREVESSLGITHGVLKGWIRKHRDQQDPAIASQISAEAELKQLRKENEQLRREREILKKAVAIFSTDPHRYSGS, encoded by the coding sequence ATGAGAATGAACCGAAAATACGATGCCGAGTTTAAAGCTGAAGCGGTGAAGCTGGTTTTGGAAGACAACCGCACCATTCGCGAAGTTGAAAGCAGTCTCGGGATCACGCATGGAGTCTTAAAAGGATGGATCCGGAAACACCGTGACCAGCAGGATCCGGCTATAGCCAGTCAAATATCTGCCGAAGCAGAGCTTAAGCAACTCCGCAAAGAGAACGAGCAACTCCGTCGGGAGCGTGAAATCCTAAAAAAAGCTGTGGCCATCTTCTCAACGGATCCGCATCGTTATTCGGGTTCATAA